The Candidatus Defluviibacterium haderslevense DNA window TCACGGAACAACGTAATGCTCACGGAAATTAATGGTAAATATTTTATTCCAATAACATATTACAACCTCTGATTTCTTCATCATCTAATCTTCCTAATATTTGAAATTGGGATGCATTTAACTTTATACCCAGGTCTCCGGTTTGGAGAAAAGAGCAAGTGTGAAGATTCCCCAGATCTATGATATTGACTCGTCCACGTTTATTAGCATTCATAATTTCTTTGTGATCATCCGGAGCAGAAATGATGACATCCATAGTTGTTGATCGATTATAATGTATTCCGTTTGGACTATATGCCTGAGACATCATTTCTGTCATGCCATATTCTGAAAATATCTTGGAGCTTGGAAATGATTTATTCAAGGTTTCAATAATTTCAATTTTTGTAAATTGTCGTTTCGAAGACTTAAGACCTCCGGTCTCTATGATGATTAAATTTGGAGCATTTAGTACATATTGTTTTGCAAAGTCATATAATGCAAAGCTTACACCAAAAAGTATGACTTGCTGTTGAGATTGAACCGCATGTGTCAAATCAACAAAGAGTTTTTGAAAATCATCTTTATAAAAAGAGTTACCGGCATTTTGTTTACTTTTCTTCATAAGCAGATGGATCATACAAATTAATGAAGAATTCGGATTGTCTACATATCCGGGCAGCAAGCCAAAGAACTGATAGTTTGATGAATGATTAAAAGCTTCATTAAAATCTTTTAAAATGACGTTTTCATACCAAGCAAGTGATTTTACCAAATGCTTAGACTTGAGCATTCCTGTTGTTCCAGAGGAATAAAAAGTATCTTCTTCTTTCCAATTACCACTTGTAATCCTGTGATATTTGTAACATGAGACCGGAAGAAAAGGGATTTGTGAAATAGTATTAATGTCCGCAACTTTTATTTTTAATAATTGCAAGTATTTATGGAAGATTAGATTTTCTCTAGCTTGAAAACGGAATACTTCTAGTGCAAGATCTTCAAATGTATTTGGATTCACTTGCATTACTTTTTTTTCAAGTATGCTAAACACAATAATTTATCGTTTTAAAAAATAAAACAGAAATAACAATATAAAAATTAAAATAAATACACCGATGATTCCAATCCAACCAATAAATGATTTTGAATCCGTTTCACTATTTGTGGGAGCATGTTCTTGATATGCTGCTTGATTTGTTTCTTTATCAGTTTGGTATAATAGTTTTAATTGATCTACTTGTTTTTTTATTTCAGCATCATTCTTGATCCAGGATTCTACAAAGATAATTTCTTCAGGTGTACAATCTTGGAGTACATATTTGAGTAATACTGCTTTGTTGGGACCAGTTGCCATGACTAATAGTTGAATGTTCCCATAAATGATTCAATCTGGATATCTTCGTTTTCAGAGGATTCTACATGTCCAATTATTTTTGCATCCAAATTAAATTTGGCTGCAATGTCAGTCATTTGAATAGCTGTTTTTTCGTCAGTGTATATTTCCAATCGATGTCCCATGTTATAAACTTGATACATTTCATGATCTGAGCATAAAGTACATTCTCGAATTAACTCAAAGACGGGTGGTAATTCAAATAGAGTATTTTTTATAATTTTTACTTTATTAATGAATTTTTTCACTTTGGTTTGAGCGCCCCCGGTGCAATGTATAATTCCCTGAATTTGCGATCGGTGTTGATCTATAATTTCTTTTAGAATGGGTAAATAGGTACGAGTAGGGGATAAGAGAAGATCACCTACGATATAATTTTTGTCTTTGTGTAGATATTGATCTGTTAGTCTATATCGCCCTGTATATTTATATTCGTCTAAAGTTTCAGGGGAACATGATTCCGGATAATGTTGAAGATAGTGTTTATTAAGTACATCATGTCTTGCGGCCGTTAGTCCATTGGAGCCGATACCGCTATTGTATTTGTTTTCATAAGTTGTTTGGCCAAAAGATGCGAAACCTACAATAACCGATCCGGGCTTGATATTGATTGGAATAACTTTTTCTTGAGGCATTCTTGAAAAAGCTGTAATGCCAACATCAATAGTTCTTACTATATCTCCAACATCTGCAGTCTCTCCACCACCTGAGATTATAGAAATACCATACGAGGTTAATTGTTGTAGAATATCATTACTTGAAGCGATCAGTGTTTTTATTATTTCTTTAGGTATGAGATGTTTGTTTCTACCAATTGTTGATGAGATAACAATATCAGTGTAAGCGCCTACGCAGGCCATATCATCTATATTCATGACCAATGCATCCTGAGCAATATTTTTCCAGACGGATAGGTCGCCCGTTTCTTTCCAATACAAATAAGCCAGACTGGTTTTGGATCCAGCTGTATCCGCATGAATAATATTGCAATACGAAGAATCTTTGGCAACTAAATCAGGTAAAATTTTACAAAATGCATTTGGAAAGAGGCCTTTGTCAAGTTCTTTTATAGCATCGTGAATTTCATCTTTCGATGCGGACACACCCAGTGAATCATAGCGATTTATCATTAATTGAAAAGCTTTGGCTGGGACAAAAGTATCATTATTAAGGCAATTCAAATGGTAAAAAATAGGATTTAGTGTTTTGAATTTTGAATTTCTGGCACAGCATTTGCAAATAGTAATTTATCCTGTAGAAAACAAAACCGAATACTAAAAGTATCTGTTAAAACCAAACTATTGAAAATCCTGTCTTATTCGTAAGATGGGATTTTTTTTTAAAGTGCTATCTGCTGAGAAATATGTTTTTCCATTTTTTGATGTGCTATTCCAACTTCAACAAATGGAGCTCCTGCAGCCAAATAATTCATTGAAAGATAAAATGGAACTGCAGTGTCTCTGGCATGTAATTCTATGTTCTTAAATCCTTGAATTAGAGCCCAATGTTCTGCTTGGCTTACTAATATTTTGCCTAAACCCTGACCTTGAACGTCTTGATCTACAACCACTTGCCGCATTTTTAAGGTATGTTCATCAATAGCTTTAAAAGTAAGGCAGGCTTTTAAGAACTGATTTTGATCGTAAAGTCCAAAATGGTAAGAGTCCCATTCTTCAATAATTTGTTCTTCAGTATAATCCAAACCTAAAGGGGCTCTTAAAATTCGATATCTTAATCGCAGACTATCATCATATTCCGGAGACGCATATTCTATTTGACAAAATGCAAGAGTTGTACTTTTCATAAGAAGACTTCATTACTATAAAGCATTGCTTTTTCAAATTGATTCATGTTGATTCCTGTATCAGCACCTAATTCGTTGAAAAATGAAATTAAGTGTTCAGTAGGCATATTTCCTGTCAAATCATCCTTGGCCATAGGGCAACCGCCATACCCCTTAATAGCGCCATCGTATCTAATACATCCAGCTTTGTAGGCGGCTTCAATTTTTTCTTGCCATAGAGAAGGAACAGTATGCAAATGGGCTCCAAATTCAATTTGCGGATAAGCTGGAATGAGGTGAGAAAATAAATAATGAATACTTTCAGGTGTTGCTATTCCGATAGTATCTGATAAAGCTATGATATTACAGCCAATGGGAATCAATTGATCAGCCCAATAGGACACTATTTCTGCATTCCATGGATCGCCATAAGGATTTCCAAAAGCCATAGAAAGATAGACAATCAGTTTCTTGTCTGACTTTACAGCAATATCCTGAATATGTTTAACGGTTTCAAAAGACTCTTCAATAGAACTATTGGTATTGCGCACTTGAAAGGTTTCTGATACGCTAAATGGGTAACCTAAATAAGAAATGGTATCATATTTTGAGGCTTCTATAGCTCCTCGAAGATTGGCTATAATGGCTAGAAGCGATGTTGGGCGTTTGTTCAAATTTAATTTTTGAATGAGCTCATGAGTATCCCGCATTTGGGGAATAGCCTTAGGTGAAACAAAGCTTCCAAAGTCTATGGTATCAAACCCAACATTCAGCAATTGGTCTAAATACTTAAGTTTAATACTGGTATCAATAAAACGATGGATGCCTTGCATGGCATCTCTTGGGCACTCTATGATTTTAATTTTGGGAATCATATATGGAATCCTAAAGGTAGGGCGTTATTCTTTTAAGTAGATGGCAATATTAAAGTAATTTTGCACAAAAGAATAATATGGATAAGCGAGCTGCAGGTTTATTATTGGGTTTTTTGTTGTTTGTCATTTCTTTATTGTCGATTATACTGAGCCTGGTGGGTGTTTCTTTGACCTTTTTAAAGCCTTTGGATGATTTGGGATTTCTCTTTTCGACAACAGTTAAGGGTCTGATGCTGTTTGGAGGTATCATTTTGGTATATATTTTGCAAACAAATAATAAAAATTATTAATATTTTAAATGGGATATCATAATAATTCGAGCTTTTTATACGTACTTTGACTAATAATTCATTTGACTGATGAGACCAATTTCATTTAGCTATCACTTAACAGAGCAAAGAAACAGCATAAAGGCCAAAATTTATTCGGCAATTATCATATCACTATTACTGTTACTTGTCTTTTTTTACAAATTTGACATTGTCGTTCCCGAAGATCTTGAGGCACCACCTTACCTGAGTTTGATTGAGTTCATACCTCAGGAAAGCATCAAAAAATATGAAAATGCAGGTGGTAGTAAAGGACAAGAGGGATTGGAAACTTTAGAGGGTGGATCCCAGGGCAATGCGGAACAGACACCAGAACCTGAATCAGAACCTGTTGCTGAAAAGAAAGTAGAAACCACGCCTGTTGAAAAAATTCCTTCTTCACCAGCATCAACCCCAATTCTAACCAATTCTGAACCCGATATCGTAAAATTACCATCACCACCAAAAATAAATCCTACAACAAAACCAACTTCGCCAAGTACAACTACAACGAGTGTCCCTGAAACAAAATCTACTCCAACCCCATCTACAACCACAACTCATACTTCATCCGGTGATGATGACCATCCAGGATCTGGAGGTTCAGGTACTGGATCTGGAGCGGGTCAAGGTGCTGGAGATGCGAACACAGGTGCTGGAGATGGCGCAGGTGGCGGATCTGGAACAGGAGGAGGCGGCGGAACAGGAGGAGGAGCAGGTGCTGGAACTGGAGCTGGTACAGGAGAAGGAACTGGGGTAGACTTTGAAGCTATCGGGGTCTTAAAAAGAGCTAGGATATACTCTCCAGACTTAAAAAAATTAGCTAGTGCTACCCAACAAAAAGTAGTGTTTAATATTTGTATCAATCGTGAGGGAGATATAACTTATAATGGATTCAATTCTAAATTATCTTCAACCAAGGAGATCAAGTTTGTTCGCGAGGCCATGGGACTCATGAAGCAATTCAAATTCAAGCCTAATCCAAGTGCAGCTAGAAAAGAATGTGGTACTGTAACTATTGCATCAGGTGGAGTCTTGCAAAAATTAAAATAGAAATGGTTTAGCAATACAAAATTGAATTTGTGATTTGCTTTTTTTAAGTTAATCCAGATATATTTAGTGTTTCTTGTGTTTGGCTTTGTACAGATTATTTTTTCTTTCCAGAAATGTCTAAAATTTTCTTCGGGCCAGAATTGTTCTATTTGATTTTTTAAACCTTATGTTCCTGCCAGTTTATGGGTGAAGTCATTTTTTATAAAAAATAAAGTTTCATTTTTTAAACTTGTCTGATGACTTACCCTATTAAGTGCAATAAGTATGTATTTTTTCCAACTTATATCTTCGATTTCCAACTTTCAACTTTAGTAATGTTGCCAAAGTAGATAAGTCAGGAATAAATATTAATATTAAAAAGGAGTATCATAATAATTCGACATATTTATACGTACTTTGAGTAATAAATTAATTAATAGATGAGAACAATATCATTTAGCTATTATTTAACCGAACAAAGAAATAGCATTAAATCCAAAATTTATTCAGCGATTATCATAACTTTATTGCTGCTACTCGTCGTTTACTACAAATTTGAAATTGCAGTTCCTGAAAACCCTGAATCACCACCATACCTGAGTTTGGTAGAATTTATTCCACGAGAAAGTATTAAAAAATATGAAAACGCTAGTGGAAGTAAAGGGCAGGAAGGTTTGGAAACTAAAGCAGGGGGATCATTGGGAAATGGAGATCAATCACATCAATCAGAAGAAATCGCTGATAATAAAGTTGAACCTGTTCAAGTAGAAAAAATTCCTTCTTCACTAGCGGCTACACCTATTCTTACGAATTCTGAACCAGATGTCGTGAAATTACCATCACCACCAAAAATAAATTTTACAACAAGACAAAATACAAC harbors:
- a CDS encoding acyl transferase; the encoded protein is MFSILEKKVMQVNPNTFEDLALEVFRFQARENLIFHKYLQLLKIKVADINTISQIPFLPVSCYKYHRITSGNWKEEDTFYSSGTTGMLKSKHLVKSLAWYENVILKDFNEAFNHSSNYQFFGLLPGYVDNPNSSLICMIHLLMKKSKQNAGNSFYKDDFQKLFVDLTHAVQSQQQVILFGVSFALYDFAKQYVLNAPNLIIIETGGLKSSKRQFTKIEIIETLNKSFPSSKIFSEYGMTEMMSQAYSPNGIHYNRSTTMDVIISAPDDHKEIMNANKRGRVNIIDLGNLHTCSFLQTGDLGIKLNASQFQILGRLDDEEIRGCNMLLE
- a CDS encoding phosphoribosylformylglycinamidine cyclo-ligase, with the protein product MINRYDSLGVSASKDEIHDAIKELDKGLFPNAFCKILPDLVAKDSSYCNIIHADTAGSKTSLAYLYWKETGDLSVWKNIAQDALVMNIDDMACVGAYTDIVISSTIGRNKHLIPKEIIKTLIASSNDILQQLTSYGISIISGGGETADVGDIVRTIDVGITAFSRMPQEKVIPINIKPGSVIVGFASFGQTTYENKYNSGIGSNGLTAARHDVLNKHYLQHYPESCSPETLDEYKYTGRYRLTDQYLHKDKNYIVGDLLLSPTRTYLPILKEIIDQHRSQIQGIIHCTGGAQTKVKKFINKVKIIKNTLFELPPVFELIRECTLCSDHEMYQVYNMGHRLEIYTDEKTAIQMTDIAAKFNLDAKIIGHVESSENEDIQIESFMGTFNY
- a CDS encoding GNAT family N-acetyltransferase, coding for MKSTTLAFCQIEYASPEYDDSLRLRYRILRAPLGLDYTEEQIIEEWDSYHFGLYDQNQFLKACLTFKAIDEHTLKMRQVVVDQDVQGQGLGKILVSQAEHWALIQGFKNIELHARDTAVPFYLSMNYLAAGAPFVEVGIAHQKMEKHISQQIAL
- a CDS encoding hydroxymethylglutaryl-CoA lyase; its protein translation is MIPKIKIIECPRDAMQGIHRFIDTSIKLKYLDQLLNVGFDTIDFGSFVSPKAIPQMRDTHELIQKLNLNKRPTSLLAIIANLRGAIEASKYDTISYLGYPFSVSETFQVRNTNSSIEESFETVKHIQDIAVKSDKKLIVYLSMAFGNPYGDPWNAEIVSYWADQLIPIGCNIIALSDTIGIATPESIHYLFSHLIPAYPQIEFGAHLHTVPSLWQEKIEAAYKAGCIRYDGAIKGYGGCPMAKDDLTGNMPTEHLISFFNELGADTGINMNQFEKAMLYSNEVFL